In Anomaloglossus baeobatrachus isolate aAnoBae1 chromosome 10, aAnoBae1.hap1, whole genome shotgun sequence, the genomic window AAGCCTCATTAAAATGTTGTAAATCCTGCGCCTGTTCGCAGCTGAGgttttgtttttctattgtgtCCAGCCTACCCTGTGACTAAATAGTCCAGACCGATACATTTACTGAACTAACACATTGCAACAAACGATCAGGACGGGAGAAACATTGATGCACCCATGGATTTAGCTCACAGGGAATtttctacactggatacaattgtagcaaaccctcagctgcGAAACTTAATTTTGCAAAGTGAAAACCCAAGAACGACACTGCGCTGCAGGTTGTTAAAtagatttatttgttttttttttgcataaaaataTTATCGACAACTTTATATTCACATTTATACAAACATTTACACTGTGTCTATGGGGAAGTCGGACCCCCGGGGATGGGGGCTTAGGCGGATTGTCATTGAAGTTGGCATTGCTGGGTGCAACATATGGGATTTATAAGGTAGTCGGTACAACTATTAACATAAGTGATATACTGAGGGTGAAAGGGGCAGCGAGAGGTGAAGATTATAGGGGAACTACAGTAAAAAAGGAGGTGCCCCCACCATTATAATGGTGCCTTCACTGTAGGAAAATAAGCAGCACAGCCTGCAATACCTGACACAACCTGTgggcaggggtggcgctgtttttgcAAGAAAGAAGCCATGTTTTTCTTAATTCTGTACAATCCCTTTAATTTGGGATTTAATACAATCCCTTTAAATTGGGATTTAATAGGATATGTGGCGTTCACGGCACCAGACAGCCGTTCCATGAAGGCTCCTGAGATCTAGATCTGGACCGTCAATGTCGGAAGGATATAAATATCGAGTGCATTTTACATGGGTGATTATGGAGACGGGATAGAGGTTCTCCCAAAAGAGACGCCGCCATTTCTGGTCCCTTGTTTGCAGCAGATAGGTGACTGTCCGCGCACGGTCGCACTCCAATACAGCGAATGGGAAATACTAAGATAAGAGCGAGTGCCCTGATGTTCACGACGCCCATCGGTGGCCGTTTATCCTCCAGGGGTGGGATCCCATATTTGGGGATGTTATGGTGGACCATCACCGACCAGATACTTATGGTTTATCCAATTGTTATAATATCAAGGGGGTCTCGATTTGGTTAAATCCAGGAAAGTGATCGATGACCTTTACAGGTCAAGGAGAGAAGATATGATAAAAGCCTATCCTCACCGGTCCTGCAGCCGCAGCTCCCCACTGAGTCCTCCGCTCGCGCTCTCCACTGGACAGTCACATTGGGCGTTGTTCACATTGATGAGCTGCGTTGTATCCAGCATTAATGCACTGAGAAGCCATACTGAGCGAATGGAGGACCCGGTAAAGGGGGGGGGGAGCGGGGGAGGGGGCTTAAGCTTTTATTATCCTTTATCCCCTTCTTTATTCTCCCTTCAATTTGGGCAAATTTTGCCAAATCGAATATTCCGCCGGATGAGAGTAAATCTGCCCGCAGCGAATCTCCGATAAGGTCCAATATAAATGGCGGCCAGGACAATAGCTGTGGGggatgggggtggggtgggggggggggagtccACATTTTGGGTTGTTCTTGCGTTGTGGCGGGTGATCCGGTGATTTTGAGTAATTGGGTTAATACTGACGACTACTCCTGCAACGAGTTCAAGTTCTGCACGAAGAGAACAGACGATCCGTCCTCTGCCGGTAACGTAGAAAGTTGATTCATGGAATCTACACGAATTGCCCCTCGGCGGCCCATGGATGGATCGGTCAGTACGATGCGGCGCGGTGCCACCCATAGGCGTTTTTGCCAAACTTGTAGACCAGTCGCCTATCTACTCGCTCCAGGATCcccgtcttgtagtaatgtctGCAAAGAAATTAGAGGTAAAGGACGAAGGAAGACTTTCTATTAGAGACGAAAAGCGGCAGCAAATATCATAGGACCAAATAATATTTCCATCTAGATGCATAAATAACACCGCTATACAGTGCAGCAAACTAATATACTGCACAGTGAGCAGGTAGTGAGGGGCAGGGGCCTTAGAGGGATTGTCCAGGAGGCGCCAAAAGAGGCCGAACAACAGAATATGCTCTAAAATAAGAAAACTTATCTGTTTAATCCCCCTCCGTTACACAGCTGCCTCATGTGTGATCCCCGATGACtctgcagtgatgacatcacatccatcactcacatgaccactgcagcccatCACTCACATACTGGATGCAGCCCATCActtacatgaccactgcagcccatCACTCACATGCCCGCCGCAGCCCATCACTCACATGACCACTGCAGTCCATCACTCACATGACCACTGCAGTCCATCACTCACATGACCACTGCAGTCCATCACTCACATGCCCGCTGCAGTCCATCACTCACATGCCCGCCGCAGCCCATCACTCACATGCCCGCCGTAGCCCATCACTCACATGACCTCTGCAGTCCACATGCTGGCTACAGTCCATCAGTCACATGCCCGTTGCAGCCTATCACTCACAtgcccgctgcagccaatcactcataCCGGCAACAGCCCATCAGTCTCATGCCTGCTGCAGCCCATCACTCACATTAACGCTGCAGCCCATCACTTAGAtgcctgctgcagccaatcactcacaTGCTAGGTGCAGCCAATTACTCACATGCCTGCTGCAGCCCATCACTCACATGCTAGGTGCAGCCAATTACTCACATGCCCGCTGCAGCCCATCACTCACATGCTAGGTGTAGCCAATTACTCACATGCCCGCTGCAGCCCATCAATCACATGCTAGGTGCAGCCAATTACTCACATGCCCGCTGCAGCCCATCAATCACATGCTAGGTGTAGCCAATTACTCACATGCCTGCTGCAGCCCATCACTCACATGCTAGGTGCAGCCAATTACTCACATGCGCGCTGTAGCCCATGACTTACATGCTAGGTGCAGCCAATTACTCATATGCCCGCTGCAGCCCATCACTCACATGCTAGGTGCAGCCAATTACTCACATGCGCGCTGTAGCCCATCACTCACATGCTAGGTGCAGCCAATTACTCACATGCCCGCTGCAGCCCATCACTCACATGCTAGGTGCAGCCAATTACTCACATGCCCGCTGCAACCCATCACTCACATGCTAGGTGCAGCCAATTACATGCCCGCTGCAGCCCATCACTCACATGCTAGGTGCAGCCAATTACTCACATGCCCGCTGCAGCCCATCACTCACATGCTAGGTGCAGCCAATTACATGCCCGCTGCAGCCCATCACTCACATGCTAGGTGCAGCCAATTACTCACATGCCCGCTGCAGCCCATCACTCACATGCTAGGTGCAGCCAATTACTCACATGCCCGCTGCAACCCATCACTCACATGCTAGGTGCAGCCAATTACTCACATGCCCGCTGCAACCCATCACTCACATGCTAGGTGCAGCCAATTACTCACATGCCTGCTGCAGCCCATCACTCACATGCTAGGTGCAGCCAATTACTCACATGCCCGCTGCAGCCCATCACTCACATGCTAGGTGCAGCTTGTTACTCATCACCATCAGTGAGACTTGTATGTATAGCATGCGACTGCTGCGGCCCGTGATATATAGTCACGTGATGCCATCGCTGCAGGACCAGTGGGCAAGTTTTTGAAAATCCCTTTAATACCATCATACAGAGACGAAATAACATCACACATACATAATAACCTACAATCTCTAAATAATGCTGCTATAAAAGCAATATTAAAAGTAAGTGGTTCTGCTGATGAGGCCTGGGCCTAAGGCGGCCGTGTGCCAGGGGAGTCAATGTAAAATACGTTGAAATATATGGTCACTTGTGACTTTCCATGGAATAACGGGTACATTTATAGTAGGTACGAGAAGGGGGTAATAAATCATCAGCACCCACCTCAACGCCCGGCTGAGCTTCTCATAGTTCATCCTGTCGTTCCGCTTCCTCTGACCCCACATGCGTGCCAGGGCCTCGGACTTCACCACCCGGAATATTCCCTGCTCCCGGTCCTCCCAGTCCAAGATGCCGTCATTCTGCTCTGGTGACAGGAGGAGATCACGGAGGAATTCCCACAAATGTGAACTGTGCATGCCTGGAACATAGGAGGAACACACAACCTCCATTATGGGGATGTCTATCCTGGATGGAGGGAGGTAGAGCGGAGTTCAGCTCCTCACCTCACTGGTTACATTAttggaggggtgtagagcggagttCAGCTCCTCACCTCACTGGTTACATTAttggaggggtgtagagcggagttCAGCTCCTCACCTCACTGGTTACATTAatggaggggtgtagagcggagttCAGCTCCTCACCTCACTGGTTACATTAATGGAGGGGTGTAGAGCGAGTTCAGCTCCTCACCTCACTGGTTACATTAATGGAGGGGTGTAGAGGGGAGTTCATCTCCTCACCTCACTGGTTACATTAATGGAGGGGTGTAGAGCGAGTTCAGCTCCTCACCTCACTGGTTACATTAATGGAGGGGGGTAGAGTGGAGTTCAGCTCCTCACCTCACTGGTTACATTAttggaggggtgtagagcggagttCAGCTCCTCACCTCACTGGTTACATTATTGGAGGGGCGTAGAGCGGAGTTCAGCTCCTCACCTCACTGGTTACATTAttggaggggtgtagagcggagttCAGCTTCTCACCTCACTGGTTACATTATTGGAGGGGTGTAGAGCGAGTTTAGCTCCTCACCTCACTGGTTACATTAatggaggggtgtagagcggagttCAGCTCCTCACCTCACTGGTTACATTAatggaggggtgtagagcggagttCAGCTCCTCACCTCACTGGTTACATTAATGGAGGGGTGTAGAGCAGAGTTCAGCTCCTCACCTCACTGGTTACATTAATGGAGGGGTGTAGAGCGAGTTCAGCTCCTCACCTCACTGGTTACATAATTGGAGGGGTTTAGAGCAGAGTTCAGCTCCTCACCTCACTGGTTACATTAATGGAGGGGTGTAGAGCAGAGTTCAGCTCCTCACCTCACTGGTTACATTATGGAGGGGTGTAGAGTGGAGTTCAGCTCCTCACCTCACTGGTTACATTAATGGAGGGGTGTAGAGCAGAGTTCAGCTCCTCACCTCGCTGGTTACATTAATGGAGGGGTGTAGATCGGAGTTCAGCTCCTCACCTCACTGGTTACATTAATGGAGGGGTGTAGAGCGAGTTCAGCTCCTCACCTCACTGGTTACATTAATGGAGGGGTGTACAGCGAGTTCAGCTCCTCACCTCACTGGTTACATTAATGGAGGGGTGTAGAGCGAGTTCAGCTCCTCACCTCACTGGTTACATTAATGGAGGGGTGTACAGCGAGTTCAGCTCTTACCAGGCCGCTGCTGGGTGGAAGATCTGATTTTTTTCACTGGTTCTGATTTGACATAAACTTTATCTTCACCTAAAATATAAATAACAAATAATTGAATGAATAAAGAAATACAACAATTCAGCGATTTGTCACTTGTGCACATGTATACTGCATCCGCACAAATCCAGCCGCCATGCTTTTCTTCCTCCGGGTAATGCATCATTAATTCCAAAATGTGGTTGTTACCAGTCTCTTTTGTTGAGGCGACATGACCCTGTGGGTTATCGGTTACATCCGGTtgtcatacatttccaggaggaataatagaGGAGCGTCCAGCATACATTTCCACTACATGAATTTGTCAAAAATTCCAAACGCATCACTTACGGTCCGCGCTCTGCGATGGCGGCGTCTCCTCTGTATTAACCGGTAATGGAAGGCCTGGGGGGGGAATATAAGCCGGAGATAGGTCAGGTAGCTCATAATGACTTAaagaaaaacggaaaaaaaaaattgagagatcCAATATTAGGGATCTGTTCACATTGCTGACAAAATCTGCAGAACGAAAAAGCGCTGCacaataaaaaagcaacaaaatgaGTAAAGGTCATCCGTTGGTGGCAGACACTTTCCGCACATATGATGTCAGTTTGCAGGGGCAGAACGATCACGGTGGCAGGGGACGCGCGACCTCAgcacttgcttcagctggatgtgcatgtgAGTGCGCACATCCACCTGAAATGTATTGCAGCACTGACACCCCTCTGGTCCCTGGGCTGTAAATTGCAGTGGCTcggtgtcacagaagactgcagcCGGCTCTAGGACTAACACATGTGTTGGCTGCTTaagaaaatgcatattcactgctcttcCCACCCACCTTTTTCCACTGAAGCCAGTACTGAGAGGTGGGAGGGCTTATGGGCGTGGAGAGTAGTAATAGCTGCAGAATGATCACCCGGCTGATGGCTTTCTGCATCTGCCAAAAAtatggatggggccatataccatgatgggggacaaagatgcaagcatgggatgggaaagggatgggaagaggctctttccctcagcacccagctttcccatgctctcctatacatctttaACTCAGCacctagcacccagctttcccatgctctctttTACATCTttaactcagcacccagctttcccatgctgtccTATACATCTttaactcagcacccagctttcccatgctctcctatacatctttaactcagcacccagcttttccatgctctcttATACGTCTttaactcagcacccagctttcccatgctctcctatacatctttaACTCAGCacctagcacccagctttcccatgctgtccTATACATATttaactcagcacccagctttcccatgctctcctatacatctttaactcagcacccagctttcccatgctctcttaTACGTCTttaactcagcacccagctttcccatgctctcctatacatctttaactcagcacccagctttcccatgctctcctatacatctttaactcagcacccagctttcccatgctctcctatacatctttaactcagcacccagctttcccatgctctagtaTACATCTttaactcagcacccagctttcccatgctctcttaTACATCTTtaactcagcacccaactttcaatTGCTCTGATATCCCTCGGCATCCAGATTTTCTATATTCTGATATCAATTTtgtccttagcacccagctttcccatcctctgctatacatctttctcttagtactcaactttcccatgttttgctatacatctttccttcagcacccagctttcccatgctttaatatcaagggcaagctgggtgctgaaagaaagatgtatagaagagcattggaaagctgggtgctgaggacaagatggatatcacaacatagaaaactgggtgctgaggaaaagagccaagtgtcagtgtaatcATCCTGTACCCCAAGGGCGGGGACAGAGGGGGAGGGCCTTGTCCAAATTTTGCAgcggggcccattgaactctagttgcaCCACTGTCAATTTGTACATTCGGAAAATTTCAATTTTTGATTATTTTGTGGTCCTTGGATGGACCCtgtctttagttattttttttctcgGGGGACATCCTTTCTTACCATGCGTTCGGACTTCTTGCAGGAGGCTGTAGATGAAGTGGCCGCACGCTCCCGCAGCCTCGGCGAAGTCTTCTTTGCTCATGTTACAAAGCTCCATCCCGGTGACGTTGAACTTGGAGAAGGGGATGCAGGCGGCGTCCAGCTTGTGCTCGTCACAGCAGAACTGGAGCCATTCACACACGTGGTGCTTGGTCCAATGCTCTGGGGGTAACGACGACCAAAGGGTGAGGACATCTGCCAAGAAGGAAACAACATAAGTCATGATCCCAACGACCGGACTTTCCAAATAAGAACGAGCTCCTCTGTGTTACTAATGGATGGACTTACAGGAATGAAATAAGAAGAGAGTATGGACATTTTCTTAAAAACGACCATGCCATAAATATGTAATTGTTTCTACCCAGtgtaaacgccgctgttctcctgaatccgataATATATTTCCTTTGTCCCTGcccctctctgttcctgagatatggccccttcttctcTGTATATGGTGTTAGCCAAGTAGGCGTGGTCCTAGATTCTTCCCTGACTTTTCTTGTAAACCCCACCCACTTGATAACAAgactagttttatatatatatatatatatatatatatatatatacatatatatatggaaGAGGAGGCCATATTTCAGGAAtgcagaggcgcaggaacaaaagaaaagcaacaatggagttgtggcgccctggactagccaggttgtcacaggtactgcaacaacacaccccacaccccgagataggcacatcagccagacacaaaatccttgttgcctccctccaggggctgatgtccacaccaggtggggtggagccaggcggttggccccacccactgaggagttcacagtcctagaagcgggaaaggaaggcagttcagtaagggaggtcaaagagtgaggagtaaagtggtagtagaggagcatactgaccgtgtccgggtacgtggcccgggcaccaagagcaaggttggcagacggtggtggccgtctgcaggagaggcagatcaacgcggaaccgtaggaccggggacgggcggtggcccgccggtaccgaaccggggagcgaagtgaagccagcacaaaccggcagggcctgcggaccccgaccaggcttggagtcgccgttaaacaggacaaatccgttagtgaccgggaccccaggggtttccaaacagccaagacccgattgaaggcaaccgtccaaacagcgaaagggaaatacagctaccgccacagctagagttcccagggccagagcctgcgggcaaaagggctcctccggcacatatacacgctggggagcgggttaccggtgggaagccatcgggaccgaagttacacaaaaggtgcagggaaaggcagccaccaccaaccgtccgggagaaaccacagcagccggctgcgggacccgtccatccagccgtttgttttaccagagactctgcatctgttcttggcttagtgagtactaccgtgccatccggtaccgcgctgtgcagtccaagcgaccctgcacctcaccaaccgtgcctccccgcctcacctcaccgggcaccgggacaaccaaccccagtacccacggaggaggaaacaacatcccagctgctccctgccatcgctcccgggatccccatcaccagcagcggtggtgcccaacctcaccacaacccgtgggtggcgtcacgaacaataaatccccaaaccaaaccacccctttcactcacgggcgaggagcgccgctcgagtccccggatccggcccaccgctcgagccaccgagcagcggcagcagcgccggacccgagcgtggtgagcgcagcgccctccccgcccgtgacagagTCAATAGAAAAAAGAGGCCGTGTGTATGTAACTCTTGCCCAAAAGTTGTGGTCACTGGGTCACAGTAAAAGTTAGTAATACATGGACCAGTGGCATGTGCCATATCGGCTCTTACACTTCTGGCTCGGAGAGGGTCTTCCTGTGCAAAGAAGCCCATTCTATAACCTCCATAGGGTTCGTGAACAGAAAACAACCCTTTGATTCTGATAACGATTTGTTGGAATTGAAGCTGATCGCAGTGATCAGCTGTAATCTGTGGAGGAATCTGCAGTAATCCCACAGGTAGAATGTGGTATTACAACATCCCTAAAATGTATGGGCCTGCTGGGTTTTCCAGGATGAGAAACTCTCCATGGGAGGGCCTGCTGGGTCCTTCAGGATGAGGCACGCTCCATGGGAAGGCCTGCTGGGTCCTTCAGGATGAGGCACGCTCCATGGGAGGGCCTGCTGGGTCCTTCAGGATGAGGCACGCTCCATGGGAGGGCCTGCTGGGTCCTTCAGGATGAGGCATGCTCCATGGGAGGGCCTGCTGGGTCCTTCAGGATGAGGCATGCTCCATGGGAAGGCCTGCTGGGTCCTCCAGGATGAGGCATGCTCCATGGGAGGGCCTGCTGGGTCCTTCAGGATGAGGCACGCTCCATGGGAAGGCCTGCTGGGTCCTTCAGGATGAGGCATGCTCCATGGGAGGGCCTGCTGGGTCCTTCAGGATGAGGCACGCTCCATGGGAGGGCCTGCTGGGTCCTTCAGGATGAGGCATGCTCCATGGGAGGGCCTGCTGGGTCCTTCAGGATGAGGCATGCTCCATGGGAAGGCCTACTGGGTCCTTCAGGATGAGGCATGCTCCATGGGAGGGCCTGCTGGGTCCTTCAGGATGAGGCATGCTCCATGGGAGGGCCTGCTGGGTCCTTCAGGATGAGGCACGCTCCATGGGAAGGCCTGCTGGGTCCTTCAGGATGAGGCACGCTCCATGGGAGGGCCTGCTGGGTCCTTCAGGATGAGGCACGCTCCATGGGAGGGCCTGCTGGGTCCTTCAGGATGAGGCACGCTCCATGGGAGGGCCTGCTGGGTCCTTCAGGATGAGGCACGCTCCATGGGAGGGCCTGCTGGGTCCTTCAGGATGAGGCATGCTCCATGGGAGGGCCTGCTGGGTCCTCCAGGATGAGGGACGCTCTATgggagtgtgtcgccctggacaagccaggggccacagagcacaacacctacacaccccacactccctgcaggcacatcaaggtcagacacaaaacccttgttgccttcctccaggggctgatgtccacaccagggggtggagccaggcggttggccccacccaccaaggagttcacagccctggaggagggaaaagggagcagtttagttttgacagtgaaagtggaaggagggaaagtgaggagtagtgaagtggcaagagaacagacagaagtgagtccgggtgtgtggcccggacggagcagcaaggttggcagacggtggtgaccgtctgcaggagtggcctatcggagtttgccgtaaggaccgtggacgggtggtggcccggcggtaccggaccggtatacaaggagaagccagcaccattggcaggggcttttcggaccccggcaaggcttggagtcgccgtgaatttgccgaatccgttagtgaagaggACCtcttgggtttccaaacagtcaagtcccgacagaaggcaaccgtccaaccgtgaaggggagacaccgccaccgccaagggcaaccgtttcccaggaccagcgcctgcgggcaaaaggggctcctccgtcccacatccaagtcggggagcgggttaccggtgggaacccatcgcaatcaacatagaacataggtgcagggagagacagtcaccgctaacctgcagggaacaacaacaccgcagccgtccgagggacccgtccatccagccgcttgttttaccgtgaactgtgtcatcatcattgggctgagtgagtacctccgtgccgtgcggcacagcgctgcccctgcgaccctgcacctcaccaggccccgcaacccgcctgccatccagccctaccccatcaccgggccccgggacaatcaaccccctacccacggcgtggagacataacaacaaagctgctccctgtcaccgctcccgggatccccgtctagagcagcggtggtgtcaccaaaatcaccacaaccgtgggtggcgtcacggacaatatccccaaaacccaaaccaccccttttcactcacgggcgaggagcgccgctcgagtccccgggatccggcccatcgctcgagccaccaagcagcagcagccgcagagcagcggcagccggacccgggcagtgggagagcgcagcgtcccctcctccgcccgcgacaggagggCCTGCTGGGTCCTCCAGTATGAGGGACACTCCATGGGAGGGCCTGCTGGGTCCTCCAGGATGAGGGACACTCCATGGGAGGGCCTGCTGGGTCCTCCAGGATGAGGGACACTCCATGGGAGGGCCTGCTGGGTCCTCCAGGATGAGGGACGCTCCATGGGAGGGCCTGATGGGTCTTCCAGGATGAGTGATGCTGCATAGGAGGGCCTGCTGGGTCCTCCAGGATGAGGGACACTCCATGGGAGGGCCTGCTGGGTCCTCCAGGATGATAAACGCTCCATGGGAGGGCCTGCTGGGTCCTCTAGGATGAGGGACGCTCCATGGGAGGGCCTGCTAGGTCCTCTAGGATGTGGGAAGCTCCATGGGAGGGCCTGCTAGGTCCTCTAGGATGTGGGAAGCTCCATGGTAGGGCCTGCTGGGTCTTCCAAGATGAGGGACGCTCCATGGGAGGGCCTGCTAGGTCCTCTAGGATGTGGGAAGCTCCATGGGAGGGCCTGCTAGGTCCTCTAGGATGTGGGAAGCTCCATGGTAGGGCCTGCTGGGTCTTCCAGAATGAGGGATGCTCCATAAGAGGGCCTGCTAGGTCTTCGAGGTGAGGGTCGCTCGATGGCACAGCGTCAGTCTATTACAGAAGCTTCTCTGGACTTTTCACATCAGTAGACATTTCCACCGTTCCCGGTGTATGTCAGTCTCGTACCGGCTTGCTCGGACCTGCCTTGCTCATTTGCATTTAGTATAAGGGAAATCCCCGAGCGCAGATATAACTTTGCATGTTCGGGCAATAAGGTGATTAATGCAGCAAAGCTTTGATGCCGATGACGGAGCAGCAATTAGAGATGTGTGATAATAATGGCAAAGAAATATTTATTTCCATTGTTTTCCTGGTAGCAAAACGCGATGGCTCATCCATTATTACCATAAAGTGTGACGCGGCCAGGAAGCCGAGCGCTGCCGAAACCTTCTCAAAGAGATTGGATAGGTTggacaaatattttttttcctggGATAAGCGACGTCAGATGGATGTGGCTCTTATAAAGAATGACTAATGTGAATGAAAGTGTTTTTGGGAAGAAAGTGTCCAACAAAATATAAAGGACAATATAAATCTAAAATAATTGATCAATCGGAAAAAGTATGCAACACTATAACTACAGGTCGGCCATGTCGCCCCTAGGAGAAGTTGCTGTGTTGTTCTGGGTCGAATAGAGAACAAAAGAAAAGGGATAAATGGTTAGATATTAAGTTAAAGGGGGAGgaaagagagcacaggggagaaacCGCACGGGAGAAGAAAGAGCAtaggggagagactgcacagggggagaagagagagcacaggggagagaccgcacggggggagaagagagagcacaggggagaaacCGCACGGGGGAGAAGAAAGAGCAtaggggagagactgcacagggggagaagagagagcacaggggagagaccgcacggggggagaagagagagcacagggga contains:
- the ELF5 gene encoding ETS-related transcription factor Elf-5, whose translation is MGVLWNLPNRPNLFPRSPSAECSSLLHQRIRGAHRGVFFRLSGYFTIFCKVMIDSSTHNLVMPSYAEAHFSWTDLFCSDLYPTYRDPSPDVLTLWSSLPPEHWTKHHVCEWLQFCCDEHKLDAACIPFSKFNVTGMELCNMSKEDFAEAAGACGHFIYSLLQEVRTHGLPLPVNTEETPPSQSADREDKVYVKSEPVKKIRSSTQQRPGMHSSHLWEFLRDLLLSPEQNDGILDWEDREQGIFRVVKSEALARMWGQRKRNDRMNYEKLSRALRHYYKTGILERVDRRLVYKFGKNAYGWHRAASY